From Pseudoalteromonas rubra, one genomic window encodes:
- the aceF gene encoding pyruvate dehydrogenase complex dihydrolipoyllysine-residue acetyltransferase — MAIEIHVPDIGADEVEVTEILVSVGDTVEEEQSLITVEGDKASMEVPAAQAGTVKEIKISEGDKVSTGSLIMVFEAAGDAPAAEAAPAPAVAPAAAAPAPATAEVKEVHVPDIGGDEVEVTEILVAVGDSVEAEQSLITVEGDKASMEVPAPFAGTVKEIKVEIGGKVATGSLVFVFETAGAAAPVAAETAPAVAPVEATPSLQEVQVPDIGGDEVEVTEIMVAVGDSIEEEQSLITVEGDKASMEVPAPFAGTVKEIKVAAGDKVSTGSLIFVFETVSAAAPAPAAPAPAAAPAPAAKAAPAAAPAPSAAKDEFVANDDYAHASPVVRRLAREFGVNLARVKGTGRKNRVLKEDVQNYVKELVRKVESGEISKGGNSGGGELGLIPWPKVDFSKFGEVEEKKLSRIQKISGANLHRNWVQIPHVTQFDEADITTLEAFRKEQNVLAEKKKMGVKITPLVFVMKAAAKALEEFPTFNSSLSEDGESLILKKYVNIGVAVDTPNGLVVPVFKDVNKKGIIELSRELMDVSKKAREGKLTAADMQGGCFTISSLGGIGGTAFTPIVNAPEVAILGVSKSEMKPKWNGKEFEPRLMVPLSCSYDHRVIDGALAARFTVTLANYLSDIRQLVM, encoded by the coding sequence ATGGCAATCGAAATTCATGTACCAGATATTGGCGCCGATGAGGTTGAAGTAACCGAGATTTTGGTGAGCGTTGGCGACACGGTAGAAGAAGAGCAGTCGCTGATCACCGTTGAAGGCGACAAAGCGTCAATGGAAGTGCCTGCTGCGCAAGCGGGTACGGTTAAAGAAATCAAAATCAGCGAAGGCGATAAAGTATCGACTGGCTCATTGATTATGGTTTTTGAAGCAGCGGGCGATGCGCCTGCTGCTGAAGCGGCACCAGCACCAGCAGTAGCTCCGGCTGCTGCGGCGCCTGCACCGGCAACTGCTGAAGTGAAAGAAGTTCACGTACCAGACATTGGTGGCGACGAAGTTGAAGTCACTGAAATCCTGGTTGCGGTTGGCGACAGTGTTGAAGCTGAGCAGTCTTTGATCACCGTTGAAGGCGACAAGGCGTCAATGGAAGTACCAGCCCCATTTGCTGGCACAGTCAAAGAAATCAAAGTTGAAATTGGCGGCAAAGTTGCAACAGGCAGCTTAGTTTTTGTATTTGAAACAGCGGGTGCAGCAGCCCCCGTGGCAGCTGAAACCGCACCAGCGGTAGCTCCTGTTGAAGCGACGCCTTCTTTGCAGGAAGTACAGGTACCGGATATCGGTGGCGATGAAGTTGAAGTCACTGAAATCATGGTGGCAGTGGGCGACAGCATTGAAGAAGAGCAGTCGCTGATCACCGTTGAAGGCGATAAAGCCTCAATGGAAGTACCAGCGCCATTTGCCGGTACGGTCAAAGAGATCAAAGTTGCAGCGGGCGATAAAGTCTCTACTGGCTCGCTGATCTTTGTTTTTGAAACGGTTTCGGCAGCGGCACCAGCACCGGCAGCACCAGCGCCTGCAGCAGCACCGGCTCCTGCGGCGAAAGCTGCACCAGCTGCAGCGCCTGCACCAAGTGCAGCGAAAGACGAATTTGTGGCCAATGATGATTATGCGCATGCATCGCCTGTCGTACGTCGTCTGGCACGCGAGTTTGGTGTTAACCTGGCACGCGTTAAAGGCACAGGTCGTAAGAACCGTGTTCTGAAAGAAGACGTTCAGAACTATGTGAAAGAACTGGTTCGTAAGGTTGAGTCTGGCGAAATCAGCAAAGGCGGCAACTCAGGTGGCGGTGAGCTGGGCCTTATCCCTTGGCCTAAAGTCGACTTCAGCAAGTTTGGTGAAGTCGAAGAGAAGAAACTGTCTCGTATTCAGAAGATCTCAGGCGCTAACCTGCACCGTAACTGGGTTCAAATCCCGCACGTGACGCAGTTCGATGAAGCTGATATCACGACGCTGGAAGCATTCCGTAAAGAGCAGAATGTGCTGGCTGAGAAGAAGAAAATGGGCGTGAAGATCACCCCGTTGGTATTCGTGATGAAAGCCGCAGCGAAAGCGTTGGAAGAGTTTCCAACCTTTAACTCGTCACTGTCAGAAGATGGTGAAAGCCTGATCCTGAAAAAGTATGTGAACATCGGTGTGGCGGTCGATACGCCAAATGGCCTGGTTGTGCCTGTCTTCAAAGACGTCAACAAAAAAGGCATCATCGAGCTGTCTCGCGAGCTGATGGACGTCTCTAAGAAGGCCCGTGAAGGTAAGCTGACGGCTGCTGACATGCAGGGTGGGTGTTTCACTATCTCAAGCCTGGGTGGTATCGGCGGTACGGCGTTTACGCCAATCGTGAATGCGCCAGAAGTGGCAATCTTAGGTGTGTCTAAGTCTGAGATGAAGCCGAAGTGGAATGGTAAAGAGTTTGAGCCGCGCCTGATGGTGCCGCTAAGCTGTTCATACGACCACCGTGTTATTGACGGTGCGCTGGCAGCCCGCTTTACTGTGACCCTGGCCAATTACCTGAGCGACATTCGTCAGCTGGTAATGTAA
- a CDS encoding FAD-binding protein, with protein MEHNKKQSGEHIATSRRQFLKSSLAMGGAVGAAPLMLSNPATASPQYGQYHKVYADDPRYLSMLTGSNLRFPNQPGYIAACSSAHEVYMAAREAVENKLRFTVRSGGHCYEGFVVNDQGVVIDLSNMDRVYRSDDHYVVEAGASLGHTYKTLFKEFGVIIPGGSCFGVGVGGHVCGGGFGIHSRQYGLSSDYLVGVELITFDQWGGQANYPRSYFKGQSAKADEIVWAHQGGGGGNFGIVTKYFFKDLPPVPAYIHLQEIALPWHLFDYDQFAQLLRNYGEFWYAHNGPNSRFNALHTSMALPNSVAGSGDIRLSLYCSGDPALIDEFIDALFTPEQLTEAKKGLRTTNHMGLQEQENAPQRPVPPGSYFSMPWWYGTQYGAGTLVGARGKNKSAYMKQPFPDAQIQTLWQTLRHGDYLSPGGMLQLSSYGGQINALSDTDTAVSHRDSIMKLQYQTYWFDAAQDPYHIGWINGFYHAMYGAKGPLPDEVMDGCYVNYADVDIPNWQHLYYKQNYARLQQLKRQLDPGNQLHHAQSIEL; from the coding sequence ATGGAACACAATAAAAAGCAATCAGGCGAACATATCGCCACCTCACGACGTCAATTTCTCAAATCATCACTGGCTATGGGCGGTGCCGTCGGTGCAGCCCCTCTCATGCTCAGCAACCCGGCTACCGCCAGTCCTCAGTACGGCCAGTATCATAAAGTGTATGCCGACGACCCCAGATATCTCTCTATGCTCACCGGTTCTAACCTGAGGTTTCCCAATCAGCCAGGCTATATCGCGGCATGCAGCTCTGCCCATGAAGTTTACATGGCAGCCAGGGAAGCCGTGGAAAATAAACTCAGGTTCACTGTGCGATCTGGGGGACATTGCTATGAAGGCTTTGTGGTGAATGATCAGGGTGTGGTTATTGACCTTAGCAATATGGATCGAGTCTATCGCAGCGATGATCACTATGTCGTTGAAGCAGGCGCTTCTTTAGGACATACCTATAAAACCCTGTTTAAGGAATTTGGCGTGATCATTCCTGGCGGCTCCTGCTTTGGCGTCGGTGTTGGTGGTCACGTTTGCGGTGGCGGATTCGGCATTCATTCCAGGCAATACGGACTCAGCAGTGACTACCTGGTGGGGGTAGAATTAATCACCTTTGATCAATGGGGCGGACAGGCCAACTACCCGCGCAGCTATTTTAAAGGTCAATCAGCAAAAGCTGACGAAATCGTCTGGGCACATCAGGGCGGCGGCGGAGGCAACTTTGGCATAGTCACTAAGTATTTCTTTAAAGACCTGCCCCCTGTGCCGGCATATATCCACCTACAGGAAATTGCCCTGCCCTGGCACTTGTTCGATTATGACCAGTTCGCCCAGCTGCTGCGCAATTATGGCGAATTCTGGTACGCACATAACGGCCCCAATAGTCGGTTTAATGCTTTGCACACGTCGATGGCATTACCCAACTCGGTGGCTGGCAGCGGCGACATTCGACTATCCCTGTATTGTAGTGGCGATCCAGCCCTGATTGATGAATTTATCGATGCCTTGTTTACCCCAGAACAACTCACGGAGGCAAAAAAGGGGCTACGTACCACCAATCATATGGGCTTGCAGGAACAAGAAAACGCCCCTCAGCGCCCGGTGCCACCGGGCAGTTACTTTAGCATGCCCTGGTGGTATGGCACTCAGTATGGCGCTGGGACACTGGTTGGCGCACGGGGCAAGAATAAATCGGCTTATATGAAACAGCCTTTTCCCGACGCACAAATTCAAACACTCTGGCAAACATTGCGCCATGGCGACTATCTGAGCCCAGGCGGCATGTTGCAGTTGTCTTCTTATGGCGGCCAGATCAACGCGCTATCAGATACCGACACTGCCGTTTCCCACCGCGATTCCATTATGAAACTACAGTATCAGACCTACTGGTTTGATGCGGCCCAGGACCCCTACCATATTGGCTGGATCAATGGCTTTTATCATGCCATGTACGGCGCTAAAGGGCCGCTGCCCGACGAGGTGATGGATGGCTGTTATGTGAATTATGCCGATGTCGATATCCCGAACTGGCAGCATTTATACTACAAACAAAATTATGCCAGGTTACAGCAGCTGAAACGTCAGCTGGACCCTGGGAATCAACTTCATCATGCTCAATCTATCGAGCTGTAA
- a CDS encoding IS5 family transposase: MKEKRITNWREYNKALIARGNIQLWFSEDAIEQWNNTQHHGGKGRANHFSELAIETCLTLRAVFRLSLRAAQGFVSSLISMMKLDLDTPTYSCLCKRSAELAVRYRPHSSASGGIDIVVDSTGLKVYGNGEWHARKHGANKRRTWRKLHLAVDPDTHQIVGAELSTVSVADSEVLGDLLRPLRRKISSVKADGAYDTRGCYAEVAAKKAEAVIPPRSNAQLWEDGHARNSAVILTKHIGSSEWKKCVNYHQRSLAETAMYRYKQLMGDKLVSRGFNQQHTEAMIKVKVLNRMTRLGMPEYQGSS, translated from the coding sequence TTGAAAGAAAAGCGTATCACCAACTGGCGCGAATACAACAAAGCCCTTATCGCCAGAGGTAACATCCAACTTTGGTTTTCCGAGGACGCGATTGAACAGTGGAACAACACGCAACATCACGGCGGTAAAGGCCGGGCTAATCATTTCTCTGAACTGGCAATTGAGACCTGCCTGACTTTGCGGGCTGTATTTCGCTTGTCTCTTCGAGCTGCACAGGGTTTTGTTTCGTCACTAATATCAATGATGAAGCTTGATTTGGATACGCCAACTTATAGTTGTTTGTGCAAGCGTAGTGCAGAGCTGGCAGTTCGCTATAGGCCACACTCCAGTGCATCCGGAGGCATTGATATTGTGGTTGATAGCACTGGTTTGAAGGTGTACGGAAATGGTGAGTGGCATGCAAGAAAACATGGTGCAAACAAGCGCCGAACATGGCGAAAGCTACACCTGGCAGTTGATCCAGATACACACCAAATCGTAGGCGCTGAGTTGTCCACAGTGTCTGTAGCTGATTCAGAAGTTTTGGGTGACCTACTCAGACCATTGCGCAGGAAGATCAGCTCAGTTAAAGCAGATGGTGCCTATGATACCAGAGGCTGTTATGCCGAAGTAGCAGCTAAAAAGGCCGAAGCAGTGATCCCACCAAGGAGTAACGCACAGTTGTGGGAGGATGGACATGCTCGCAACAGCGCGGTCATTTTAACAAAGCATATAGGCAGCAGTGAGTGGAAAAAATGTGTGAACTACCATCAACGTTCACTGGCGGAAACGGCAATGTACCGATACAAACAGCTAATGGGTGACAAGCTGGTCAGTCGTGGATTCAATCAGCAACACACTGAAGCGATGATCAAAGTGAAAGTACTCAATAGAATGACTAGGCTAGGTATGCCTGAATATCAGGGAAGCAGTTGA
- a CDS encoding serine hydrolase domain-containing protein → MGIKPYHAGIIGLAISCSVHADKNDFDATLACYTQPDQPGIAVRIEQGNKLLYSGANGLADIKRKRPLNTEQVFQIGSITKQFTAAAILQLAERNKLSLQDPLGKFIPSLSTDYGKLTLDRVLSHTAGLPNYNEGPEIGAKMAHYRTLDQILSQIVQAPMIYPSGEGHTYSNTGYLLLGKVIEQVSGLSYKDYLQQHIFTPLGMKNSQVLTKGTGGDEVKGYSSVDSKRTPVAPFHVDRSWIYSAGGIETTLADMSRWHHGLKGGKVVKPASYRAMVTSAILNDGTPATYGYGFYLRPLAGLPSYFHEGGVPGFLAMTVYFPEADLYALGLSNRDTLHPGPALLDMVAQYLNITPKPLPDTELSRFAKALVGEYQSAGQQSLKVTFEKGILYGQKGQGEKRKLIARANHAFSFECTQNYYQLSVTEGTTSLTPVGLYRGKGKPLFKL, encoded by the coding sequence ATGGGAATTAAGCCGTATCATGCTGGCATTATTGGATTGGCAATAAGCTGTAGTGTACATGCAGATAAAAATGATTTTGATGCCACTTTGGCGTGCTATACACAACCTGATCAACCTGGGATCGCCGTGCGTATTGAGCAAGGCAACAAGCTGCTATACAGCGGTGCAAACGGCCTTGCTGATATCAAGCGTAAACGGCCACTGAATACTGAGCAGGTGTTTCAGATTGGCTCTATCACCAAACAATTTACGGCGGCGGCTATTTTGCAGCTGGCAGAGCGCAACAAACTCTCGCTTCAGGATCCGCTCGGTAAGTTCATACCCTCATTGAGTACCGACTATGGTAAATTAACCCTGGATCGGGTGCTTTCACATACTGCCGGTTTACCGAACTATAATGAAGGCCCTGAGATCGGCGCCAAAATGGCACATTACCGCACTCTGGATCAGATCCTTTCTCAGATTGTACAAGCTCCGATGATTTATCCTTCAGGAGAAGGGCACACCTATTCCAATACTGGATATCTGTTACTTGGCAAGGTCATTGAGCAGGTATCCGGGTTAAGCTACAAAGACTATCTGCAACAGCATATCTTTACGCCACTGGGAATGAAAAACTCCCAGGTGCTCACCAAAGGTACAGGAGGCGATGAAGTAAAAGGCTATAGCTCAGTTGACAGTAAAAGGACACCAGTTGCTCCATTTCATGTTGATCGCAGCTGGATTTATTCTGCCGGCGGCATAGAAACAACCCTGGCCGATATGAGCCGCTGGCATCATGGTTTAAAAGGCGGAAAAGTCGTCAAACCAGCTTCATATCGCGCTATGGTAACCAGTGCTATCCTGAATGATGGTACCCCAGCCACTTATGGCTATGGCTTTTACCTGCGGCCGCTGGCCGGGCTGCCAAGTTATTTTCATGAGGGGGGAGTCCCCGGGTTTTTAGCCATGACGGTGTACTTTCCAGAAGCCGACTTATACGCGTTAGGCCTGAGTAATCGGGATACCCTGCATCCGGGCCCTGCACTGCTGGATATGGTCGCGCAGTACCTGAACATAACACCAAAGCCCTTGCCAGATACAGAGCTGAGCCGTTTTGCCAAAGCCTTAGTTGGCGAGTATCAGTCAGCCGGGCAGCAGTCCCTGAAAGTGACGTTTGAGAAGGGGATTCTGTACGGGCAAAAAGGGCAAGGTGAAAAGCGCAAACTCATCGCCAGAGCCAATCATGCTTTTTCTTTTGAATGCACCCAGAATTACTATCAACTTAGTGTAACAGAAGGGACAACCAGCCTGACGCCTGTTGGGCTGTATCGGGGTAAGGGTAAGCCGTTGTTTAAGTTGTAA
- the lpdA gene encoding dihydrolipoyl dehydrogenase, translating into MSNEIKTQVVVLGGGPGGYSAAFRAADLGLEVTLIESRDTLGGVCLNVGCIPSKALLHVAKVIDDAAEMASHGVTFGAPQIDLDKIRSWKESVIGQLTGGLSGMAKMRKVKVVSGYGKFTGSNSIAVEGADGTTTVNFDNAIIAAGSQPVNLPFIPQDERIIDSTGALELKDVPEKLLVLGGGIIGLEMGTVYRALGSQIDVVEFADQLVPAADKDVIKIYQKYVKDKFNVMLSTKVVAVEAKEDGIYVSFEGKQAPEGQVRYDKVLVAVGRTPNGKLLDADKAGVAVDERGFINTDKQMKTNVNHIYAIGDIVGQPMLAHKAVHEAHVAAEVISGKKHYFDPKCIPSIAYTDPEIAWVGVTEKEAKEQGLSIETAVFPWAASGRAIASARTEGQTKMIFDKETGRVIGGAMVGINAGEMLGEIGLAVEMGADAEDVALTIHAHPTLNESIGLAAEIFEGSITDLPNKKAVKKK; encoded by the coding sequence ATGAGCAACGAAATCAAAACTCAAGTTGTTGTACTAGGCGGTGGTCCTGGTGGTTACTCTGCAGCATTCCGTGCAGCAGACCTAGGTTTAGAAGTTACATTGATCGAATCTCGCGATACCCTGGGTGGTGTGTGCTTGAACGTAGGTTGTATTCCTTCAAAAGCACTTTTACACGTGGCTAAGGTAATCGACGACGCGGCGGAAATGGCTTCACACGGTGTGACTTTCGGTGCTCCTCAAATCGACCTGGACAAAATCCGTAGCTGGAAAGAGTCTGTAATTGGTCAGCTGACAGGCGGTCTGTCTGGCATGGCGAAAATGCGTAAAGTTAAAGTGGTTAGTGGTTACGGTAAATTCACTGGCTCTAACTCTATCGCAGTTGAAGGTGCTGACGGCACAACCACTGTAAACTTCGACAACGCCATCATCGCTGCGGGCTCTCAGCCTGTAAACCTGCCTTTCATCCCACAAGATGAGCGTATCATTGATTCAACTGGCGCACTTGAGCTGAAAGACGTACCAGAAAAGTTACTTGTTCTGGGTGGTGGTATCATCGGTCTTGAGATGGGCACAGTATACCGTGCACTGGGCTCGCAAATCGACGTCGTTGAGTTTGCAGACCAGCTGGTACCTGCAGCTGACAAAGACGTTATCAAGATCTACCAGAAGTACGTGAAAGACAAGTTCAACGTGATGCTGTCTACTAAGGTTGTTGCAGTTGAAGCGAAAGAAGACGGTATCTATGTATCGTTTGAAGGCAAGCAAGCACCAGAAGGCCAGGTACGTTACGACAAAGTATTGGTTGCTGTTGGTCGTACGCCTAACGGTAAACTGCTTGACGCAGACAAAGCCGGTGTTGCGGTTGACGAGCGTGGCTTCATTAACACTGACAAGCAAATGAAGACGAACGTAAACCACATCTACGCGATTGGTGACATCGTAGGTCAGCCTATGCTTGCGCACAAAGCAGTTCACGAAGCACACGTTGCTGCAGAAGTGATCTCTGGTAAGAAACACTACTTCGATCCTAAGTGCATTCCTTCAATCGCGTACACAGATCCAGAAATCGCATGGGTTGGTGTGACTGAGAAAGAAGCGAAAGAACAAGGCCTGAGCATCGAAACTGCGGTATTCCCGTGGGCTGCATCTGGTCGTGCGATTGCTTCTGCACGTACTGAAGGTCAGACTAAGATGATCTTCGACAAAGAGACTGGTCGCGTGATCGGTGGTGCAATGGTTGGTATCAACGCTGGTGAAATGCTGGGCGAGATCGGCCTGGCAGTTGAGATGGGTGCTGACGCAGAAGACGTAGCACTGACTATCCACGCTCACCCAACGCTGAACGAGTCAATCGGCCTGGCGGCTGAGATTTTTGAAGGTTCAATCACTGACTTGCCTAACAAAAAGGCAGTGAAGAAGAAGTAA
- a CDS encoding AAA family ATPase — MQLDDYKEGVKLYNAQNASDQFIKTHFVIRLKEYKKIWRAIASTNKEVPEQNYLIQGVRGAGKTTLLRRLAIELAQSDVLNTWLLPVTFKEEEYGISSLFALWERVAEELEEHYHDQFAGLLDGLDAIAGQDPDPKAAIQLLSNRLKKQDKRVVLFIDNLVELFENFNRKETEILREVLTTNPYFRLIGGSAVSLEAFYDHQAPFYQFFEVINLAGLDKPDTEALLRALASHSGEREEQRLLAILEQEPQRIESIRRLTGGIPRTLVILFNILMEGANGQTYALLEETIDRTTPLYKHRMDDLAPQQKPIVNAIALHWDAISAKEIAEKTRLPSKNISAQLSQLEKNWVIEKIKTDGKNNLYRIKERFFNIWYLMRYGRRRDKNRVLWLTRFMEVWCVGDELKHRSQSFLAQLTGPCHPQATLTFANALLCSDQLEHTDKQQILEQTQQYLSGAGHTALSKELIDITDVEGDKNKQILIEWLRSDKPADMTEAVKHTVSALPMLSIFQIAMAKDKENKSSKLLTLAETLEERDSFKALIVKGFAYFSSGQDADAKMVFQQITDREPANVVAAMGLHGIYQDSAQWDKALTALQAAKSKLINNFPGYYHRSIGEIYYQLGKYDLSEQHFLSALDAGESVLDRLGFLNMCKTNLSQAIDYFKQYLSNNEDSVVYSMLALCYYFQADPINKSTALQYARQGMENNPSLNSTAVLIRVMLWNNHFQDATQTMDALLSQNDGLNSSDHPLHTDLIVPFLAKGQTNLVERWFEQYELKERFKPTYYALMTLMQDKYPNEVLKMGDELKETVDEVLNEIEDWSVKYA; from the coding sequence ATGCAACTCGACGACTATAAAGAAGGCGTAAAGCTATACAACGCACAAAATGCATCAGACCAGTTCATTAAAACGCACTTTGTGATCCGCCTGAAAGAATACAAAAAAATCTGGCGTGCCATTGCCAGCACCAACAAAGAGGTGCCCGAACAAAATTACCTGATCCAGGGCGTGCGCGGCGCCGGTAAAACCACCCTGCTGCGACGCCTTGCCATAGAGCTTGCACAAAGTGACGTGCTGAACACCTGGCTACTGCCTGTCACCTTTAAAGAAGAAGAATACGGGATCAGCTCTTTGTTTGCGCTCTGGGAGCGCGTCGCTGAAGAGCTGGAAGAGCATTATCACGACCAGTTTGCCGGGCTGCTGGATGGGCTGGATGCCATTGCGGGCCAGGATCCAGACCCTAAAGCCGCGATTCAGTTGCTGAGTAACCGGCTCAAAAAGCAAGACAAACGGGTTGTGTTATTTATTGATAACCTGGTGGAACTATTCGAAAACTTTAACCGCAAAGAAACAGAAATACTCAGGGAAGTACTTACCACCAATCCTTACTTCAGGCTGATAGGTGGCTCGGCGGTCAGCCTGGAAGCCTTTTACGACCACCAGGCCCCTTTTTACCAGTTCTTTGAAGTGATCAATCTAGCCGGATTAGACAAGCCAGATACCGAGGCGCTGTTGCGGGCACTGGCCAGTCACAGTGGTGAACGTGAAGAACAAAGGTTGCTGGCTATCCTTGAGCAAGAACCGCAGCGCATTGAATCTATACGGCGCTTAACGGGCGGTATTCCGCGCACGCTGGTTATTTTGTTTAATATTCTGATGGAAGGGGCCAACGGCCAGACCTATGCTCTGCTGGAAGAAACCATAGACCGGACCACGCCACTTTATAAACACCGCATGGACGACCTGGCGCCGCAGCAAAAACCCATAGTCAACGCCATCGCACTGCACTGGGATGCCATCTCAGCCAAAGAGATAGCCGAAAAAACTCGTCTGCCCAGTAAAAATATCTCGGCCCAGCTCAGCCAGCTGGAGAAAAACTGGGTCATCGAGAAAATCAAAACCGATGGCAAGAATAACCTGTATCGCATCAAAGAACGCTTTTTTAATATCTGGTACCTGATGCGCTACGGCAGACGCCGGGACAAAAACCGGGTCCTCTGGCTGACGCGCTTTATGGAAGTCTGGTGTGTTGGCGACGAACTAAAGCATCGCAGCCAGTCTTTTCTTGCGCAACTCACAGGCCCGTGCCATCCCCAAGCGACACTGACTTTTGCCAATGCATTGTTATGCAGTGACCAGCTTGAGCACACAGACAAACAACAAATTCTTGAGCAAACCCAGCAGTATCTGAGCGGTGCGGGACATACTGCGCTGAGTAAAGAGCTAATTGATATCACAGATGTAGAAGGTGATAAAAACAAACAGATCCTGATTGAGTGGCTGCGAAGTGACAAACCGGCAGATATGACAGAGGCGGTTAAACATACTGTCAGTGCACTTCCTATGCTGAGCATTTTCCAGATCGCCATGGCCAAGGATAAAGAAAATAAATCAAGTAAACTACTCACACTTGCTGAAACGCTAGAAGAAAGAGACAGTTTTAAAGCCCTCATAGTTAAAGGCTTTGCCTACTTTAGTTCGGGCCAAGATGCTGATGCGAAGATGGTATTTCAGCAAATCACAGACAGAGAGCCTGCAAATGTCGTTGCTGCAATGGGGTTGCACGGCATTTATCAAGATTCAGCTCAATGGGATAAAGCCCTAACGGCTTTGCAAGCCGCAAAATCTAAACTGATAAACAATTTCCCAGGCTACTATCACAGGAGCATAGGTGAAATATACTATCAACTAGGTAAATATGACCTTTCAGAACAACACTTTCTATCCGCTCTGGACGCTGGAGAATCTGTATTGGACAGATTGGGTTTTCTAAACATGTGCAAAACAAACCTTTCACAAGCAATCGACTATTTTAAACAATACCTGAGCAATAATGAGGATAGTGTTGTTTATTCAATGCTGGCACTGTGCTACTACTTCCAGGCAGATCCAATAAACAAATCTACGGCTTTGCAATACGCCAGGCAGGGAATGGAAAACAACCCATCGCTAAATTCCACTGCCGTACTCATTCGAGTTATGCTGTGGAATAACCACTTTCAAGACGCAACCCAAACCATGGACGCATTACTCAGTCAGAATGACGGGCTTAACAGCTCAGATCACCCCCTGCATACAGATCTCATAGTTCCATTCCTAGCCAAAGGCCAGACGAACCTGGTCGAGCGCTGGTTTGAACAATATGAACTGAAAGAACGTTTTAAGCCCACCTACTATGCCCTGATGACCTTAATGCAGGATAAATACCCGAATGAAGTATTAAAAATGGGCGACGAACTTAAAGAAACCGTTGATGAAGTGCTCAACGAAATAGAAGATTGGTCGGTAAAATATGCTTAG
- a CDS encoding amidohydrolase encodes MPALASDHASLLKQVEPKVIEWRRDIHQNPELGNREVRTAAKVAKHLKSLGMEVETGIAYTGVVGILKGAKPGPTVMLRADMDALPVTEKNDLAFKSTKTTNYRGVDVGIMHACGHDTHVAMLMGAAEVLAGMRDELAGNVMFVFQPAEEGAPEGEEGGAELMLKEGIFKKYQPEVAFGLHITSKLNVGQLGYRSGPTMASADRFEISVKGEQTHGSTPWAGADPIAAAAQIVSGVNHIVSRQINITKEPAIVSFGKIAGGVRNNIIPEEVNMVGTIRNFDMDNRAQIFDKITHTAEHIAQASGNTAEVNIIEGYPVTVNDPALTEQMLPTLEKVFGAQGMIEMPKVTGAEDFSFYAMEVPGLFVFLGGTAKGIDPRNAASNHSPYFMADESSFKLGTRALTQFTLDYMQQAKQ; translated from the coding sequence ATGCCTGCCCTGGCATCGGATCATGCCAGTTTGCTGAAACAGGTTGAACCTAAAGTGATTGAGTGGCGTCGGGATATTCACCAGAACCCGGAGCTGGGTAACCGGGAGGTGCGGACCGCAGCTAAGGTGGCCAAGCACCTAAAATCACTGGGCATGGAAGTGGAGACCGGGATTGCTTATACCGGTGTGGTAGGGATATTGAAAGGTGCGAAGCCCGGGCCCACCGTCATGTTGCGTGCCGATATGGATGCACTACCGGTGACCGAGAAGAACGACCTGGCGTTTAAATCAACTAAGACGACCAATTATCGTGGGGTGGATGTGGGCATCATGCATGCGTGTGGGCATGACACCCATGTCGCCATGCTAATGGGCGCCGCTGAGGTGCTGGCGGGAATGCGTGATGAGCTGGCAGGTAACGTGATGTTTGTCTTTCAGCCTGCTGAAGAAGGCGCACCAGAAGGGGAAGAAGGCGGGGCAGAGCTAATGCTTAAAGAGGGGATCTTTAAAAAGTATCAGCCGGAAGTGGCGTTTGGTTTGCACATTACTTCTAAGCTCAATGTCGGTCAGCTGGGGTATCGCAGTGGCCCGACTATGGCCAGTGCCGATCGCTTTGAGATCAGTGTGAAAGGAGAGCAAACTCACGGTTCTACACCCTGGGCAGGTGCCGATCCCATTGCCGCTGCTGCGCAAATTGTCTCCGGGGTGAATCATATCGTCAGCCGTCAGATCAATATCACCAAAGAGCCAGCCATTGTGTCATTTGGCAAAATCGCCGGTGGGGTGCGCAATAACATCATTCCCGAAGAGGTGAATATGGTAGGGACCATTCGTAACTTCGACATGGACAACCGGGCACAGATCTTCGATAAAATTACCCACACTGCGGAGCACATCGCGCAGGCTTCTGGTAACACCGCAGAAGTGAATATCATCGAGGGTTATCCGGTAACCGTGAACGATCCGGCTCTGACTGAGCAAATGTTGCCGACATTGGAGAAGGTGTTTGGTGCACAGGGCATGATTGAAATGCCTAAGGTGACGGGGGCCGAAGACTTCTCATTTTACGCCATGGAAGTACCCGGATTGTTCGTTTTTCTGGGCGGAACAGCAAAAGGCATCGACCCCAGAAATGCGGCCAGTAACCATTCCCCTTATTTCATGGCCGACGAATCGTCGTTCAAGCTGGGCACGCGGGCGCTGACCCAGTTTACTCTGGACTATATGCAGCAGGCAAAACAATAG